The sequence ATCAGGTAGCCCGCATGGGTGTGCAAATGATCAAAGGCATCCAGGATCAGGGTGTGATGGCGGTGGCCAAACACTTCCCCGGTCATGGTGATACTGATACAGACTCTCACCTGGATATGCCGGTGATCCGCAAATCCAGGGCACAACTGGATTCGCTCGAATTATATCCGTTCAGACAAGCCATAGATGCAGGCGTAGCCAGCATCATGATGGCGCACCTGTACATTCCTGCCATCGACAGTACGCCTAATACGCCGACCTCCATTTCGCACAAAGCGGTAACTGACCTGCTCAAAGGCGAATATGGCTACAAAGGCATCGTCATTACCGATGCACTTGAAATGAAAGGTATCGCCAAGTTTTACTCCGGTGGAGAAGAAGCTGCGAGGTCGCTGGTAGCTGGCAACGATATGCTTATGCTGCCTTCTACGGCGGAAGGAAGTGTAAATGCGATAAAAAGAGCGATTCGTCGTGGTGAAGTTACCTGGGATGATGTGAATGAAAGAGTGAAAAAAGTGCTGCTGGCCAAATATAACCTGGGTCTGAATAAGCCACAGGTGGTAGAAACGGCCAATATTGCTGCAGATCTGAATGCAGTAACCGATACCCTGATCAGGGATATTGGCCGCCAGTCGCTGACGTTGCTGAAAAATGATAATCAGTTGATCCCTTTCAAACCACATACACCTGGCAAAGTTGCTGTGATAGCCGTAGGCGCAGATGTGAACAACACCTTCCTGCAAACTATCAAGGCCACCCGTCCGGATGTAAATTCATTCATCTTCACCTCCCGTCAGTCAGAAGCACAGGTTGCACCGATCGTAGAAAGGCTGAAGAAAGAATTCCAGGCAGTGATCATTGGTGTACACAACTACAGCCGCAGACCTGCTTACAATTTCGGTATCAGTTCTGCAGAGCGCTTGCTGGTACAACGTCTGCAACTGGAAATGCCGTCTGCTACCGTTGTATTTGGTAATCCCTATGCAATCCAATATTTCTGCGATGCACCTACGATCGTAGCCGCTTACGAAGATGATGATTCTACACAGAAAGCGGCAGCACAACTGCTGTTTGGACAACTGATTCCAACAGGTCGTCTGCCTGTGACTGTATGTCCGAACTTTGCGTATGGTACTGGTATTGTACCAGCTACAACGCCACCGGCCATTGCGCTGGAACCACTGGAAGAAGTGGCGCCGGGCAAAGTAGGTATGAATGCTGCGACATTGTCAAAAATTGATAAACTGATTGCAGATATGATCTCCAAAGGTGCTGCGCCGGGCTGTGAAGTACTGGCGATGAGAGATGGCAAAATCGTATATAACAAAGCATTTGGTAACTACAACTATAGCAGCAATGAACCAGTTACACATTCCAGCATCTATGATCTGGCTTCTGTGACCAAGGTCTGTGCAACCACGGTCTCTGTTATGAAATTGTATGATGAGGGAAAACTGAGTCTGGATGCAACATTGGGTGATTATCTGCCAATGGTGAGAGGGAGTAATAAAGCGGGGTTGAAAATCAGGGATGTGCTGTTGCACCAGGCAGGTTTAGTATCATTCATACCATTCTACCAGAGTGTGCTCATGAGTGGTGGTGCACCTGATACAGCGTTGTTCCACAGCTATGCAGACTCTGTGTATTCAAAGCGGGTGGCGGAACACCTGTACATGAAAGATACTTACATAGATACCATGTTCCAGAAAATTCTGGACAGCCCGCTGAAACCACAGCAGGGATATGTGTACAGTGATAATGATTTTATCTTCCTGGGCAAAGTCGTAGAAGCCATCACTGGTCAGAAACTGAACCACTATGTGAGAGAAACTTTTTACGAACCACTGGGCATGACTACAACAGGATTTAAGCCGAGAGAGCGTTTCCCGCTTTCAGAAATTGCACCTACAGAGAATGAGCGTACATTCCGTATGCAATGGATCAGGGGAGATGTACATGATCCTGGTGCTGCAATGTTTGGTGGTGTAGCAGGCCATGCCGGTTTATTTTCCAATGCAGAAGACCTGGCTGTACTGATGCAGATGTTACTGAATGGCGGTAGCTATGGTGGTAAGCGTTTCATCAAAGAAGAAACGATCAGATTATTTACTGCTTACAACAGCAATATCAGCCGTCGTGGTTTAGGCTTCGATAAGCCTGAGAAAAACAACGGCAAACATGGGGAAGCATATCCTGCCAAAAGTGCTTCTGCACTTACCTTCGGCCACACCGGTTTTACAGGTACCTGTATCTGGGTAGATCCGGCATCTAAGCTGGTGTTTATCTTCCTGAGCAACAGGGTATGTCCTGCTGGCGGTG is a genomic window of Chitinophaga sp. LS1 containing:
- a CDS encoding glycoside hydrolase family 3 N-terminal domain-containing protein — translated: MKQLLILGLSGLFLAGSAHKPATPQNGPVPKLLQADAAATHWVDSVFKSLNNDERIAQLIMIRAHSNLGADHVRKIAKDIKDNKVGGLIFFQGGPVRQALLTNYYQSISQTPLMIAIDGEWGLGMRLDSVISLPRNLMIGAAQDSTLAYRAGKVLGQQCRRLGIHVDYAPDMDINNNPNNPVINDRSFGQDKYQVARMGVQMIKGIQDQGVMAVAKHFPGHGDTDTDSHLDMPVIRKSRAQLDSLELYPFRQAIDAGVASIMMAHLYIPAIDSTPNTPTSISHKAVTDLLKGEYGYKGIVITDALEMKGIAKFYSGGEEAARSLVAGNDMLMLPSTAEGSVNAIKRAIRRGEVTWDDVNERVKKVLLAKYNLGLNKPQVVETANIAADLNAVTDTLIRDIGRQSLTLLKNDNQLIPFKPHTPGKVAVIAVGADVNNTFLQTIKATRPDVNSFIFTSRQSEAQVAPIVERLKKEFQAVIIGVHNYSRRPAYNFGISSAERLLVQRLQLEMPSATVVFGNPYAIQYFCDAPTIVAAYEDDDSTQKAAAQLLFGQLIPTGRLPVTVCPNFAYGTGIVPATTPPAIALEPLEEVAPGKVGMNAATLSKIDKLIADMISKGAAPGCEVLAMRDGKIVYNKAFGNYNYSSNEPVTHSSIYDLASVTKVCATTVSVMKLYDEGKLSLDATLGDYLPMVRGSNKAGLKIRDVLLHQAGLVSFIPFYQSVLMSGGAPDTALFHSYADSVYSKRVAEHLYMKDTYIDTMFQKILDSPLKPQQGYVYSDNDFIFLGKVVEAITGQKLNHYVRETFYEPLGMTTTGFKPRERFPLSEIAPTENERTFRMQWIRGDVHDPGAAMFGGVAGHAGLFSNAEDLAVLMQMLLNGGSYGGKRFIKEETIRLFTAYNSNISRRGLGFDKPEKNNGKHGEAYPAKSASALTFGHTGFTGTCIWVDPASKLVFIFLSNRVCPAGGDNKKLITMHVRENIMEVLYEAMNEK